A single Fundidesulfovibrio terrae DNA region contains:
- a CDS encoding PAS domain-containing sensor histidine kinase codes for MSGASLQASVLGQLLLVPSLANALPDETSLFAFVCEKLKDIPGVKEVLIVPDGAGDAYGAEPESELLALRDGKVQWGRLLFRLSDPAAFSPYRAYLESLCQVLAVMLEARAQRWRMEAREAWLEERIQVRNLQLTEQAAARRQTEKALGESRMMLEYILDAVPQSIFWKDRDSVYLGCNQAFASAAGVEHPAAITGMTDYDLPWLREESDAYRRDDKEVMEHNRPKLHIVEQQLPADGERRWVETSKIPLVDEKGEVMGVLGIYSDITERKLAEEALRESEAKYRRLHESIMDGYARVTMDGSIMESNPSFQVMTGYGAEELGHLTYKDLTPEKWHAFEGDILSKQVLVRGYSEVYEKEYRRRDGTIIPVELRTYLVRGADGEPEGMWSVVRDVTERKHMLDAMIQNEKMMSVGGLAAGMAHEINNPLSGIIQGTQVVINRLNVDTRGNLEAARECGIDPESLRSYLHKREIPEMVESIRESAVRAARIVANMLEFSRKSDSAKIPVDLNALLDKSVELSSTDYDLKKKFDFRRIVIHREYDPNLPQVPCSALQIQQVFLNLLRNAAQAMEGRSPEAPPPAITLRTKLEGDKVRIEVEDNGSGLDDCTRRKIFEPFFTTKSVGRGTGLGLSISYFIIVNNHRGSIEVESCPGLGSRFVVKLPLGTSASPRTCS; via the coding sequence ATGTCCGGCGCGTCCCTGCAGGCTTCGGTTCTCGGCCAGCTCCTGCTCGTTCCGAGCTTGGCCAACGCCCTCCCCGATGAGACCTCCCTTTTCGCCTTCGTCTGCGAGAAACTGAAGGACATCCCCGGCGTGAAGGAAGTCCTGATCGTGCCCGATGGAGCCGGAGACGCATACGGGGCCGAGCCCGAGAGCGAGCTGCTTGCTTTGCGCGACGGGAAAGTCCAGTGGGGGAGGCTCCTCTTCAGACTGTCCGATCCGGCCGCATTTTCCCCCTACCGGGCGTATCTCGAGAGCCTCTGCCAGGTGCTGGCCGTGATGCTGGAGGCGCGCGCGCAGCGCTGGCGGATGGAGGCGCGCGAAGCCTGGCTGGAGGAGCGCATCCAGGTGCGCAACCTCCAGCTCACCGAGCAGGCCGCAGCGCGCAGGCAGACCGAAAAGGCGTTGGGCGAGAGCCGGATGATGTTGGAATACATCCTGGACGCCGTGCCCCAGTCCATTTTCTGGAAGGACCGCGATAGCGTCTACCTAGGCTGCAACCAGGCGTTCGCCAGCGCGGCTGGCGTGGAGCATCCGGCCGCCATCACGGGCATGACCGACTACGATCTCCCCTGGCTCCGGGAGGAGTCCGACGCCTACCGCCGCGACGACAAGGAGGTCATGGAGCACAACCGGCCCAAATTGCACATCGTCGAGCAGCAACTGCCCGCCGATGGCGAGCGCCGATGGGTGGAGACCAGCAAGATCCCGCTGGTGGACGAAAAAGGGGAGGTCATGGGCGTGCTCGGCATCTACTCGGACATCACCGAGCGCAAGCTGGCCGAGGAAGCCCTGCGGGAGAGCGAGGCCAAGTACCGCAGACTCCACGAGAGCATCATGGACGGGTACGCCCGGGTCACCATGGACGGGAGCATCATGGAGAGCAACCCTTCGTTCCAGGTCATGACCGGCTACGGGGCCGAGGAGCTCGGGCATCTGACCTACAAGGACCTGACGCCCGAGAAATGGCACGCGTTCGAGGGCGATATCCTGAGCAAGCAAGTGCTCGTCCGGGGGTATTCCGAGGTCTACGAGAAGGAGTACCGGCGCCGCGACGGAACGATCATCCCGGTGGAGCTCAGGACCTACCTGGTCCGGGGGGCCGATGGGGAACCCGAGGGCATGTGGTCCGTGGTGCGCGACGTCACCGAACGCAAACACATGCTGGATGCGATGATCCAGAACGAAAAAATGATGAGCGTGGGCGGCCTGGCCGCGGGCATGGCCCACGAGATCAACAATCCCCTCTCCGGCATCATCCAGGGGACGCAGGTGGTGATCAACCGTTTGAATGTCGACACCCGGGGCAACCTCGAGGCTGCCCGGGAATGCGGCATCGATCCGGAAAGCCTGCGGAGTTACCTGCACAAGCGCGAAATCCCGGAAATGGTCGAATCCATCCGGGAATCCGCCGTCCGGGCGGCCCGGATCGTGGCCAACATGCTGGAGTTCAGCCGAAAGAGCGACTCCGCCAAGATCCCCGTGGACCTGAATGCGCTTCTGGACAAGTCCGTGGAACTCAGCTCCACCGATTACGACCTCAAGAAAAAGTTCGATTTCCGGCGCATCGTCATCCATCGGGAGTATGACCCGAATCTGCCCCAGGTGCCCTGTTCGGCGTTGCAGATCCAGCAGGTGTTCCTGAACCTGCTGCGCAACGCCGCCCAGGCCATGGAAGGCCGGAGTCCGGAAGCCCCGCCCCCTGCCATCACCCTGCGCACCAAGCTGGAGGGAGACAAGGTCCGCATCGAGGTGGAGGACAACGGCTCGGGGCTGGACGACTGCACCCGCCGCAAGATATTCGAGCCCTTCTTCACCACGAAATCCGTGGGGCGAGGCACCGGGCTCGGCCTGTCCATCTCCTACTTCATCATCGTCAACAACCACCGCGGCAGCATCGAGGTGGAATCCTGCCCGGGCTTGGGCAGCCGCTTCGTGGTCAAGCTGCCGCTGGGAACCTCCGCGAGCCCTCGGACCTGCTCCTAG
- a CDS encoding HAMP domain-containing methyl-accepting chemotaxis protein, whose product MKNARLGVKIGAGFAVLILLSLAVSATGWFGLGAVTDRAGKAESVGRIYADILLARIDALNIMFAGGEKRGDAFKAKLESARAQSSALKESFRDSWNRDKLDAITGAVKAYEADFGKFGEAKDFKMAAVKIMAAAAADLQQAADSLEKSLDAAQGRVLAGGDQAQLARQFEMQRKLGSVTRAFLGSRIEVLYFLWQGDAGRARNAMTQLASVEQACRELAGVAASGEDKAMLAGIAAKAVAYRDRIGDLLAATQAQQEAVGRMTTRAAEVSQVTQESLEFQQKKMVSDASAVNAVNMAVAVAAAVFGAVVAVLLTRSITGPVTKGVDFARNMSGGDFTTLLNIHQRDEIGVLAQSLNAMVSRLREVVAEVQSACENVAAGSEELSSTAQTLSQGASEQAASVEEVSSTVEQISAAIKRSADNSAQTEAIAAKAAEEAELGGRTVAQTVAAMKQIAEKINIIEEIARQTNLLALNAAIEAARAGQHGKGFAVVAAEVRKLAERSGNAAAEIATLSIESVAVAEQAGEMLGAMVPDIRRTSVLVQEIASSAREQNTGAQQISQAINQLNHVVQSSAAAAEEIASTAEELASQAEHLQHAISFFHVGAQGGRAGAGVAKRARALAVRRAPAAIGA is encoded by the coding sequence ATGAAAAACGCTCGGTTGGGTGTCAAAATCGGGGCTGGTTTCGCGGTGCTCATCCTGTTGTCCCTGGCCGTGTCCGCCACCGGCTGGTTCGGCCTCGGGGCCGTGACCGACAGGGCCGGGAAGGCCGAATCGGTGGGGCGCATCTACGCCGACATCCTGCTCGCCCGCATAGACGCCCTGAACATCATGTTCGCGGGGGGCGAGAAGCGCGGCGACGCGTTCAAGGCCAAGCTCGAATCCGCCCGGGCGCAGTCTTCCGCGCTCAAGGAATCCTTCCGGGACTCCTGGAACAGGGACAAGCTGGACGCGATCACCGGGGCGGTGAAAGCCTACGAGGCCGATTTCGGGAAATTCGGGGAGGCCAAGGACTTCAAGATGGCGGCGGTCAAGATCATGGCCGCGGCCGCGGCGGACCTGCAACAGGCCGCCGACAGCCTGGAAAAGAGCCTGGACGCCGCCCAGGGCCGGGTCCTGGCCGGAGGGGACCAGGCGCAGCTCGCGCGGCAGTTCGAGATGCAGCGCAAGCTGGGCTCCGTGACCCGGGCGTTTCTGGGATCTCGCATCGAGGTGCTGTATTTCCTGTGGCAGGGGGATGCGGGCCGCGCCCGGAACGCCATGACGCAGCTCGCTTCCGTGGAGCAGGCGTGCCGCGAGCTGGCGGGAGTGGCCGCCTCGGGCGAGGACAAGGCCATGCTGGCCGGGATAGCCGCCAAGGCCGTGGCCTACCGCGACAGGATCGGGGACCTGCTCGCCGCCACCCAGGCGCAGCAGGAGGCCGTGGGCCGGATGACCACGCGCGCCGCGGAGGTCAGCCAGGTCACGCAGGAATCCCTTGAGTTCCAGCAGAAGAAGATGGTTTCGGACGCCTCCGCCGTGAATGCGGTCAACATGGCTGTGGCCGTGGCCGCGGCTGTGTTCGGGGCGGTGGTGGCCGTGCTGCTCACCCGGTCCATCACCGGCCCGGTCACCAAGGGCGTGGACTTCGCCCGCAACATGTCCGGGGGCGACTTCACTACCTTGCTGAACATCCACCAGAGGGACGAGATCGGCGTGCTGGCGCAATCGCTCAACGCCATGGTCTCCAGGCTGCGGGAGGTCGTGGCCGAGGTGCAATCCGCCTGCGAGAACGTGGCCGCCGGGAGCGAGGAGCTCTCCAGCACCGCCCAGACCCTCTCCCAGGGAGCCTCGGAGCAGGCCGCCTCGGTGGAGGAGGTTTCTTCCACCGTGGAGCAGATATCCGCCGCCATCAAGCGCAGCGCGGACAACTCGGCCCAGACCGAGGCCATCGCCGCCAAGGCCGCCGAGGAGGCGGAGCTGGGCGGCAGGACCGTGGCTCAGACCGTGGCGGCCATGAAGCAGATTGCCGAAAAGATCAACATCATCGAGGAGATCGCTCGCCAGACCAACCTGCTGGCCCTGAACGCGGCCATCGAGGCCGCCCGGGCTGGGCAGCACGGCAAGGGGTTCGCCGTGGTGGCGGCCGAGGTCAGGAAGCTGGCCGAGCGCTCAGGCAACGCCGCCGCCGAGATCGCCACCCTGTCCATCGAATCCGTGGCCGTGGCGGAACAGGCCGGGGAAATGCTCGGCGCCATGGTTCCGGACATCAGAAGGACGTCCGTGCTGGTGCAGGAGATCGCCTCCTCGGCCAGGGAGCAGAACACCGGCGCGCAGCAGATCAGCCAGGCCATCAACCAGCTGAACCATGTGGTGCAGTCGAGCGCGGCCGCCGCCGAGGAGATCGCCTCCACCGCCGAGGAGCTCGCCAGCCAGGCCGAGCACCTGCAGCACGCGATCTCGTTCTTCCATGTGGGAGCGCAGGGGGGGCGTGCCGGCGCGGGCGTGGCGAAGAGGGCCAGGGCCCTGGCGGTGCGGCGAGCGCCGGCGGCCATCGGGGCGTGA
- a CDS encoding YifB family Mg chelatase-like AAA ATPase, with protein sequence MALSRAFTAALAGVEAHGVVLETDLARQGMPSFTMVGLAEGAVRESKERVFAALKNRGFRLPPSRITVNLAPADMRKEGSGYDLPLALGLLAAAEVIPTESLSGYFFSGELSLTGELKPVSGVLPLAIRARQDGARGLLVAAANAQEACVVKELPVYAVDTLDQAVRFLTGEEALTPTAFDEAALEPDDGPFPLDFAEVKGQEHAKRAIEIAAAGGHNLLFMGPPGSGKTMLAKRIPTVLPPLTFDEALEVTRVYSVAGELARGGSLITVRPFRSPHHTISDAGLIGGGGVPRPGEVSMAHRGVLFLDELPEFKKSVLEVLRQPIEDGRVTIARAAMSLTYPAEFMLVAAMNPCPCGFRGDERHDCTCTGVKVRGYLSKLSGPLLDRIDLQVEVPAVPYKDLKAESGRVDSAIMRARVLAAREVQTTRFAGTKIRTNSQLSGKALTTFCPIGEDCHRFMEMANSRLGLSARAHTRILRLSRTIADLDHEKSIRVEHLAEAINYRNLDRAGGGL encoded by the coding sequence GTGGCCCTTTCCCGCGCATTCACCGCCGCGCTCGCCGGGGTCGAGGCCCATGGCGTGGTCCTGGAAACCGATCTGGCCCGCCAGGGCATGCCCTCCTTCACCATGGTGGGGCTGGCCGAGGGCGCGGTGCGCGAAAGCAAGGAGCGGGTGTTCGCGGCCCTCAAGAACCGGGGATTCCGCCTGCCGCCCTCGCGCATCACCGTGAACCTCGCCCCCGCGGACATGCGCAAGGAGGGCTCGGGCTACGACCTGCCCCTGGCCCTTGGGCTGCTCGCCGCCGCCGAGGTCATCCCCACAGAATCACTCTCAGGCTATTTCTTCTCCGGCGAACTCTCGCTGACGGGCGAACTCAAGCCCGTGTCCGGCGTACTGCCCCTGGCCATCCGGGCGCGCCAGGACGGGGCCAGGGGGCTTTTGGTGGCCGCCGCCAACGCCCAGGAAGCTTGCGTGGTCAAGGAACTGCCGGTCTACGCCGTGGACACCCTGGACCAGGCCGTGCGCTTCCTCACCGGCGAGGAAGCCCTTACCCCCACGGCCTTCGACGAGGCCGCGCTCGAGCCGGATGACGGGCCGTTCCCGTTGGATTTCGCCGAGGTGAAGGGCCAGGAGCACGCCAAGCGGGCCATCGAGATTGCGGCCGCAGGTGGGCACAACCTGCTCTTCATGGGGCCTCCCGGCTCGGGCAAGACCATGCTGGCGAAGCGGATTCCCACCGTGCTGCCTCCCCTCACCTTCGACGAGGCGCTGGAGGTCACACGGGTCTATTCCGTGGCCGGGGAGCTCGCGCGCGGGGGGTCTCTCATCACCGTGCGCCCCTTCCGCTCGCCGCACCACACCATCTCCGACGCGGGGCTCATCGGGGGAGGAGGCGTGCCCAGGCCCGGCGAGGTGTCCATGGCCCATCGCGGGGTGCTTTTCCTGGACGAGCTGCCGGAATTCAAGAAGAGCGTGCTGGAGGTGCTGCGCCAGCCCATTGAGGACGGCCGCGTGACTATCGCCCGGGCGGCCATGAGCCTGACCTATCCGGCCGAGTTCATGCTGGTGGCGGCCATGAACCCGTGCCCCTGCGGCTTCCGGGGGGACGAACGCCACGACTGCACCTGCACGGGGGTCAAGGTGCGGGGGTATCTGAGCAAGCTGTCGGGGCCGTTGCTTGATCGCATCGATTTGCAGGTGGAGGTCCCGGCCGTGCCCTACAAGGACCTGAAGGCCGAATCGGGGCGGGTGGATTCGGCCATTATGCGGGCGAGGGTGCTGGCGGCCAGGGAGGTGCAGACCACGCGCTTCGCGGGCACGAAGATACGCACCAACAGCCAGCTCTCGGGCAAGGCCCTTACGACCTTCTGCCCCATCGGGGAGGACTGCCACCGCTTCATGGAGATGGCCAACTCGCGCCTGGGGCTGTCCGCCCGGGCGCATACCCGCATTCTCAGGCTCTCGCGCACCATCGCCGACCTGGACCACGAGAAGTCCATCCGGGTGGAGCACCTGGCGGAGGCCATCAATTACCGGAATTTGGACAGGGCTGGGGGCGGACTCTAG
- a CDS encoding tetratricopeptide repeat protein, with product MPNVIIAVLFVLALAAGCGRQDSLPANQRPMYGGIEKSDAQKKADADLVAGIKAKGFTLEQGSENAVKFGWEAFHKKDRDLAVAMQRFNQAWLLDPENGDAYHGFALVSYEKGSPPDEVDKYFQLALSKQKVGINAHVDYGRFLWTQKKYRESLAQLQKALEIDPKAWKARSHISFVYYKMGDYALACEWAQKAKENKDPLEKGYLEDMCSKAGK from the coding sequence TTGCCAAACGTCATTATCGCAGTGCTGTTCGTGCTCGCCTTGGCCGCCGGATGTGGGCGTCAGGACTCCCTTCCGGCAAATCAACGCCCCATGTACGGCGGGATCGAGAAGAGCGACGCCCAGAAGAAGGCGGACGCCGACCTGGTGGCCGGCATCAAGGCCAAGGGATTCACGCTCGAGCAGGGCTCGGAAAATGCCGTGAAATTCGGTTGGGAGGCGTTCCACAAGAAGGATCGCGACCTGGCCGTCGCGATGCAGCGCTTCAACCAGGCCTGGCTGCTCGACCCCGAAAACGGCGACGCCTACCACGGATTCGCCCTGGTTTCCTACGAGAAGGGAAGCCCCCCGGACGAAGTGGACAAGTATTTCCAGCTGGCCCTTTCCAAACAAAAGGTGGGCATAAACGCACACGTCGATTACGGCCGCTTCCTGTGGACCCAGAAAAAGTACCGGGAAAGCCTGGCCCAGCTCCAGAAGGCCTTGGAGATCGATCCCAAGGCCTGGAAGGCGCGCTCCCACATCTCCTTCGTCTATTACAAGATGGGAGACTACGCCTTGGCCTGCGAATGGGCGCAGAAAGCCAAGGAAAACAAGGACCCCCTTGAAAAGGGCTACCTTGAGGATATGTGCTCGAAAGCCGGGAAATAG
- a CDS encoding methyl-accepting chemotaxis protein, translated as MQFKSIKSRIAVMAAVCLMATSAVLVVFSLFQTRGLQEYTKENVTKLINKTTELGLLAIASEQAGFIQGELQANLDTARTLAKSFSVLKKERDTAGGAGQGTLRNTLNEILLAVLKDNPKFLGTYSAWEPNAIDGRDKDFAGNKTGGYDDTGRFIPYWNRDEKGNIARQALVEYESQDKHPNGVRKGGWYLGPRETGKESVLDPFPYIVQGKQDWLTTLSVPIVVDGKFLGVAGTDLRLNFLQDLSKEVAQKLYGGQAEVVVISNMGLIVAHSGNPKLIGEHVKSFLPDNWQEVVETVQAGKSLADLGQVTGMVRAFAPIQLGRTGKPWSVLIRVKPDVVMADANILEKGLKDKSDSAVGWQTGVGSAVTLAAVVLLWFFSGGIVRPIRKSADFAGSVAEGDFTKVLDVRQSDEIGMLADALRTMVENLKKMIHQAEQKGQEAEEEARKANDAMAEAEQARKQADQAQREGILAAANKLVDVVERLTSASDQLSGQIEQAARGSTIQKSRAEEAATAMSEMNSTVLEVARNALHASEGTDNAKKMAQEGADVVRQVVEAIRDVQTQAERLKENMSALGRQAEGIGQIIDVISDIADQTNLLALNAAIEAARAGDAGRGFAVVADEVRKLAEKTMSATNEVGNTIREIQNGARTNITSMDDASKAVDKATNLANKSGESLKEIVSIVEVSSDQVRAIATASEEQSAASEEINRSVEEVNQISSETVQAMEQSAQAVVELANQAQVLRGLIEEMQSEGGSSRSGSRALGSSSRSGARALPR; from the coding sequence ATGCAATTCAAATCCATCAAGTCGCGCATCGCCGTCATGGCCGCCGTTTGCCTCATGGCCACCTCCGCCGTCCTGGTCGTTTTCAGCCTGTTCCAGACCAGGGGGCTGCAGGAGTACACCAAGGAAAACGTCACCAAGCTCATCAACAAGACCACAGAGCTGGGGTTGCTGGCCATCGCGAGCGAGCAGGCCGGCTTCATCCAGGGAGAGCTGCAGGCCAATCTGGACACCGCCCGGACCTTGGCCAAGAGTTTCTCGGTCCTGAAAAAGGAACGGGACACCGCCGGGGGCGCGGGGCAGGGTACCCTGCGCAACACCCTGAACGAGATCCTCCTGGCCGTGCTCAAGGACAACCCAAAGTTCCTGGGCACCTATTCCGCCTGGGAACCGAACGCCATCGACGGGCGCGACAAGGATTTCGCCGGAAACAAGACCGGCGGCTACGACGACACCGGCCGCTTCATCCCCTACTGGAACCGGGACGAGAAGGGCAACATCGCCCGGCAGGCCCTGGTGGAGTATGAAAGCCAGGACAAGCACCCCAACGGGGTGCGCAAGGGGGGCTGGTACCTGGGACCCAGGGAGACGGGCAAGGAGAGCGTGCTCGACCCCTTCCCCTACATCGTCCAGGGCAAGCAGGACTGGCTGACCACCCTCTCGGTGCCGATCGTGGTGGACGGCAAGTTCCTGGGGGTGGCCGGCACCGACCTGCGCCTGAACTTCCTCCAGGACCTGAGCAAGGAAGTGGCCCAGAAGCTCTACGGCGGCCAGGCTGAAGTGGTGGTCATCAGCAACATGGGGCTCATCGTGGCCCACAGCGGCAATCCGAAGCTCATCGGCGAGCACGTCAAGAGCTTCCTGCCGGACAACTGGCAGGAGGTCGTGGAAACCGTCCAGGCGGGTAAATCCCTGGCCGACCTGGGCCAGGTGACCGGCATGGTCAGGGCCTTCGCCCCCATCCAGCTGGGCCGGACCGGAAAGCCCTGGTCGGTGCTCATCCGGGTCAAGCCCGACGTGGTCATGGCCGACGCCAACATCCTGGAGAAAGGTCTGAAGGACAAGTCCGACAGCGCGGTGGGTTGGCAGACGGGCGTGGGATCGGCGGTGACCCTGGCGGCGGTGGTCTTGCTGTGGTTCTTCTCCGGCGGCATCGTGCGGCCCATCCGGAAGTCGGCCGACTTCGCCGGGAGCGTTGCCGAGGGCGACTTCACCAAGGTGCTGGACGTGCGCCAGTCCGACGAGATCGGCATGCTGGCCGACGCCCTGCGGACCATGGTGGAGAACCTGAAAAAGATGATCCACCAGGCCGAGCAAAAGGGGCAAGAGGCCGAGGAAGAGGCCCGCAAGGCCAACGACGCCATGGCCGAGGCCGAGCAGGCCAGGAAGCAGGCCGACCAGGCCCAGCGGGAGGGCATCCTGGCCGCAGCCAACAAATTGGTGGATGTGGTGGAGCGGTTGACGTCCGCCTCGGACCAGCTTTCCGGCCAGATCGAGCAGGCGGCCAGAGGCTCCACCATTCAGAAAAGCCGCGCCGAGGAAGCGGCCACGGCCATGAGCGAGATGAATTCCACCGTGCTGGAGGTGGCCCGCAACGCGCTCCATGCCTCGGAGGGCACGGACAACGCCAAGAAGATGGCCCAGGAGGGCGCGGACGTCGTCCGCCAGGTGGTGGAAGCCATCCGCGACGTGCAGACCCAGGCTGAACGCCTCAAGGAGAACATGTCCGCCCTGGGCCGCCAGGCTGAAGGCATCGGCCAGATCATCGACGTCATCTCCGACATCGCCGACCAGACCAACCTGCTGGCCCTGAACGCGGCCATCGAGGCGGCCCGGGCCGGCGACGCAGGGAGAGGGTTCGCGGTGGTCGCCGACGAGGTCAGGAAGCTGGCCGAAAAGACCATGAGCGCCACCAACGAGGTGGGCAACACCATCCGGGAGATCCAAAACGGGGCCCGCACGAACATCACCAGCATGGACGACGCGTCCAAGGCCGTGGACAAGGCCACCAACCTCGCCAACAAGTCAGGCGAGTCCCTCAAGGAGATCGTATCCATCGTGGAGGTCTCCTCGGACCAGGTGCGGGCCATTGCCACCGCCTCCGAGGAGCAGTCCGCCGCCAGTGAGGAGATCAACCGCTCCGTGGAGGAGGTCAACCAGATCTCCTCGGAGACCGTCCAGGCCATGGAGCAGTCTGCCCAGGCGGTGGTGGAACTGGCCAACCAGGCCCAGGTGCTCAGAGGCCTGATCGAGGAGATGCAGTCCGAGGGAGGCTCGTCCAGGAGCGGCTCGCGGGCGCTGGGAAGCTCGTCCAGGAGCGGCGCCCGGGCGCTGCCCAGGTAG
- the lepB gene encoding signal peptidase I: MNPRWQKLLKEYVEALAVALILALVIRSFVVQAFKIPSESMVETLLVGDHLLVSKFAYGVKLPFTDKTLVKTGDPERGDVIVFEYPENRDLDYIKRIIGIPGDVIELKNNVLYRNGQKVDEPYKRVEANMVPGTKSTYGPITVPEGQYFVMGDNRDHSQDSRYWGFVPREYIRGKAWVIYWSWAGITDIRWNRVGNIIH; this comes from the coding sequence ATGAATCCTCGCTGGCAGAAGTTGCTCAAGGAATACGTCGAAGCCCTGGCCGTCGCGCTCATCCTGGCTCTCGTCATCCGCTCCTTCGTGGTGCAGGCTTTCAAGATTCCCTCCGAATCCATGGTCGAGACCCTGCTGGTGGGCGACCACCTGCTGGTGAGCAAGTTCGCCTACGGCGTGAAGCTGCCCTTCACGGACAAGACCCTGGTCAAGACCGGCGACCCCGAGCGCGGCGACGTCATCGTGTTCGAATACCCCGAGAACCGCGACCTGGACTACATCAAGCGCATCATCGGCATCCCGGGCGACGTGATCGAGCTGAAGAACAACGTGCTCTACCGCAACGGCCAGAAGGTCGATGAGCCCTACAAGCGGGTGGAGGCCAACATGGTGCCCGGCACCAAGTCCACCTACGGCCCCATCACCGTGCCCGAGGGGCAGTACTTCGTCATGGGCGACAACCGCGACCACTCGCAGGATTCGCGCTACTGGGGCTTCGTGCCGCGGGAGTACATCCGGGGCAAGGCCTGGGTGATCTACTGGTCCTGGGCGGGAATCACGGATATCCGCTGGAACCGGGTCGGCAACATCATCCACTAG
- the lepA gene encoding translation elongation factor 4 — MVDPSRIRNFSIIAHIDHGKSTLADRILEVTKVITAREMREQYLDKMDLERERGITIKAQTVRIPFKAHDGNDYVLNLIDTPGHVDFSYEVSRSLAACEGALLVVDATQGVEAQTLANVFLALDNDLEIIPVLNKIDLPSADSERVKAEIEEAIGLDTKDSVSVSAKTGLNVDKVLEAIVDRLPAPKGDPDAPLKALIFDSWYDAYQGVVVLFRVMDGTLKVGSRAKMFSTGAEFEVTKLGVFSPGPVNMTEFGPGEVGFLCGAIKNLHEARVGDTITLAENPTPDPLPGFKEVKPMVFCGLYPVDANDYEQLKNALEKLQLNDAALTYEPETSQALGFGYRCGFLGLLHMEIVQERLEREFQVELIATAPSVVYKVEKQDGTTISIDNPSKLPKQQDTVTLYEPYARVEIHVPNEYVGNVFKLCEEKRGIQKDIRYLTATRVIITYELPFAEIVYDFFDRLKSGTRGYASLDYELIDYRASDLVKLDILLNGDPVDALAVIVHRDKAYYLGRDVALKLKKVIPRQMFEVVIQAAIGAKVIARERVAPLRKDVIAKCYGGDITRKRKLLEKQKEGKRRMKRMGNVELPQEAFLAALKAGE, encoded by the coding sequence ATGGTAGACCCTTCGCGCATACGCAATTTCAGCATCATCGCACACATCGACCACGGCAAGTCCACCCTGGCCGACCGCATCCTGGAGGTCACCAAGGTGATCACCGCCCGGGAAATGCGGGAACAATACCTGGACAAGATGGACCTGGAGCGCGAACGCGGCATCACCATCAAGGCCCAGACCGTCCGCATCCCCTTCAAGGCGCACGACGGCAACGACTACGTGCTGAACCTCATCGACACCCCGGGCCACGTGGACTTCTCCTACGAGGTTTCGCGCTCCCTGGCCGCGTGCGAGGGAGCGCTCCTGGTGGTGGACGCCACCCAGGGCGTCGAGGCCCAGACCCTGGCCAACGTCTTTCTGGCCCTGGACAACGACCTGGAAATCATCCCAGTGCTCAACAAGATCGACCTTCCCTCCGCCGATTCGGAGCGGGTCAAGGCCGAGATCGAGGAAGCCATCGGGCTGGACACCAAGGATTCCGTTTCCGTGTCCGCCAAGACCGGGCTCAACGTGGACAAGGTCCTCGAAGCCATCGTGGACCGCCTGCCCGCCCCCAAGGGCGACCCCGACGCCCCGCTCAAGGCCCTCATCTTCGATTCCTGGTACGACGCCTACCAGGGCGTGGTGGTCCTGTTCCGGGTCATGGACGGCACCCTCAAGGTGGGCAGCCGGGCCAAGATGTTCTCCACGGGCGCTGAATTCGAGGTGACCAAGCTCGGCGTGTTCTCGCCGGGCCCGGTGAACATGACCGAATTCGGGCCGGGCGAGGTGGGTTTTTTGTGCGGAGCCATCAAGAACCTGCACGAGGCCCGGGTGGGCGACACCATCACCCTGGCCGAGAACCCCACGCCTGATCCCCTTCCCGGCTTCAAGGAAGTCAAGCCCATGGTGTTCTGCGGGCTCTATCCCGTGGACGCCAACGACTACGAGCAGCTGAAAAACGCCCTGGAAAAGCTCCAGCTCAACGACGCCGCCCTCACCTACGAGCCCGAGACCTCGCAGGCCCTGGGCTTCGGCTACCGCTGCGGCTTTTTGGGGCTTCTGCACATGGAGATCGTGCAGGAGCGCCTGGAGCGCGAGTTCCAGGTGGAGCTCATCGCCACCGCGCCCTCGGTCGTCTACAAGGTCGAGAAGCAGGATGGCACCACAATCTCCATCGACAACCCCTCCAAGCTGCCCAAGCAGCAGGACACGGTCACCCTCTACGAGCCTTACGCCCGGGTGGAGATCCACGTGCCCAACGAGTACGTGGGCAACGTGTTCAAGCTCTGCGAGGAGAAGCGCGGCATCCAGAAGGACATCCGCTACCTGACGGCCACGCGGGTGATCATCACCTACGAGCTGCCCTTCGCCGAGATCGTGTACGACTTCTTCGACCGGCTCAAATCCGGTACGCGCGGCTATGCCTCGCTCGACTACGAGCTCATCGACTACCGCGCCTCGGACCTGGTGAAGCTGGACATCCTTCTGAACGGCGACCCCGTGGACGCCCTGGCCGTGATCGTGCACCGCGACAAGGCCTATTACCTGGGACGCGACGTTGCCTTGAAACTGAAGAAGGTCATTCCACGACAAATGTTCGAGGTGGTCATCCAGGCGGCCATCGGGGCCAAGGTCATCGCGCGCGAGCGGGTGGCCCCCCTGCGCAAGGACGTCATCGCCAAGTGCTACGGCGGCGACATCACCCGCAAGCGCAAGCTCCTGGAGAAGCAGAAAGAGGGCAAGCGGCGCATGAAGCGCATGGGCAACGTGGAATTGCCCCAGGAAGCGTTCCTGGCCGCCCTGAAAGCAGGCGAATAA